From a single Poecilia reticulata strain Guanapo linkage group LG2, Guppy_female_1.0+MT, whole genome shotgun sequence genomic region:
- the crfa4 gene encoding growth hormone receptor, producing LPLPFSRGPELECPDYTSGGSHSCYFDKXHTSIWKYYCMTVTAMTPHRNYTSQQHCLDVAEIVEPEAPVNLSFSLRDAGGDEAGHSALLSWTYPAPEDLRYGWITLLYELQYRRIGEADKWKVKHPLREPHVELLGLRPDDYVVRVRCRSHNSRLWSKWSAXLLVSVPNRLAAGKVLVLVLVVGVGAVALLVIAFGVIPQSRRIKDYFLPPIPKPRIIGIDPLLLKKGNFDEINRHFGNFHGYRPPSYSVEVWDQVSADGIYLSAPRDGSIPPSVLDRDRGTPVAIQNLFPIQNPSPFIRSAPPYCAVPPEAFAALQNAPSPWQQPETXFVPGSHFSTMERLGVPDASVSAPDPAXAPVQDFYTCVQLMRDSGEVHLVPCLPAPYCQDFLLPPGPDAAKREEEEKSKRLAEYQARKSATEDDGDDRSDAADPLLPVSPEDTS from the exons CTTCCTCTGCCTTTCAGTAGGGGCCCTGAACTCGAGTGTCCAGATTACACGTCCGGCGGTTCCCACAGCTGCTACTTTGACAAGARACACACGTCCATCTGGAAGTACTACTGCATGACGGTGACGGCCATGACGCCCCACAGGAACTACACGTCCCAGCAGCACTGCCTGGACGTGGCAGAGATTG TGGAGCCGGAGGCTCCGGTCAACCTGAGTTTCTCCCTGAGGGACGCCGGCGGCGACGAGGCGGGCCACAGCGCGCTGCTGTCCTGGACGTACCCGGCTCCTGAGGACCTGCGCTATGGCTGGATCACTCTGCTGTACGAGCTGCAGTACCGACGCATCGGAGAGGCTGACAAGTGGAAG GTGAAGCATCCTCTGCGGGAGCCRCATGTGGAGCTGCTCGGCCTGCGACCCGACGACTACGTGGTTCGGGTCCGCTGCCGCTCCCACAACTCCCGGCTGTGGAGCAAATGGAGTGCCGYGTTGCTCGTGAGCGTCCCCAACAGGCTGGCTGCAG GTaaagtcctggttctggttctggtggtggGAGTCGGAGCCGTGGCTCTGCTGGTCATTGCCTTCGGGGTGATTCCTCAGAGCAGGAG AATAAAAGACTACTTCCTGCCACCCATTCCCAAGCCACGAATCATCGGCATTGACCCTCTGCTTCTGAAG AAGGGGAACTTTGATGAAATCAACCGTCACTTCGGTAACTTCCATGGCTACCGGCCTCCCAGTTACTCGGTGGAGGTGTGGGACCAAGTGAGCGCTGACGGGATCTACCTGAGCGCGCCGCGGGACGGCAGCATCCCACCCAGTGTCTTGGACAGAGACAGAGGAACACCGGTCGCCATCCAGAACTTGTTTCCCATCCAGAACCCGTCGCCGTTCATCCGCAGCGCTCCGCCGTACTGTGCCGTGCCGCCCGAGGCCTTCGCTGCGCTGCAGAACGCGCCGTCTCCGTGGCAACAGCCCGAGACGGYGTTCGTTCCCGGGTCACACTTCAGCACGATGGAGCGCCTCGGCGTTCCTGACGCCTCCGTCTCCGCTCCAGATCCGGCCYGCGCTCCGGTCCAGGACTTCTACACCTGCGTCCAGCTGATGAGGGACAGCGGCGAGGTCCACTTGGTGCCGTGTCTGCCGGCGCCGTACTGCCAGGACTTCCTGCTGCCGCCGGGTCCAGATGCCGCCAAgcgagaggaggaggagaaaagcaaGAGGCTGGCCGAGTACCAGGCCCGGAAGAGCGCGACGGAGGACGACGGCGACGACAGGAGCGATGCCGCCGACCCGCTGCTGCCCGTCAGCCCAGAAGACACCAGCTAG
- the dusp27 gene encoding serine/threonine/tyrosine-interacting-like protein 2, translating to METANESEESSDQAVPDEEEVRGVQARYLRCPSPSFSMTSLTSRFSDASSIVMEPIHLSSAVAAKKIISEELPPRAARPESVPESMLESAEQLMVEDLYNRVRDMLDDHSPYNTPCVLDIQRAMVQDRLEAPTNTVDEVWPNIHIAEKSVAVNKARLKRMGITHILNTAHGTGVYTSQDFYADMNIQYRGIELDDFPDADIAEHFRPTAEFLDEALLTHKGKVLVVSMMGVSRSAILVASYLMIFQNMTIMEALTTIRKKRAINPNEGFLKQLREFNETLMEERDDDDETLSQCSVIDARARACIFGEEKGDVDEETDGEEERSMVKVKAQSIMMEEEEDEESVMSSIASSAAAVALRNGPLHNGDQEVGHREINLPGQTGTKDGAEDDNDGLDGMIREWQRRNEKYQSEEWWEAQLHGEEDSFSAGRPKAARQEDDGESVTSEDIRAVKERLTHRNKRPSSDAMSTSSCTSYSDLWKQRLKEIEEQAAARYRKTEDDEGSESTATENGNKKIDAEVDSILSDTSSMYNFCQKNKEKMTPLERWRVKRIQFGWNKKDREDEEKSSAADGEEESKTPSFQDVNLTAYQAWKLRQQKRLGEENTEEILELSRGDNSATIKRRQRREEILERSKKTLEESQSMCGWDSESCISGGTIPLSAFCAGAGVTGPPSVANNDNMSMLSGRSSTMSSVSQPRSTRSTQSASHALPPVLPVPAVPGPGGEPMVNLASIQNWIANVVTETIKQKQSELSLPPPSRAGSELSFGAAPSMLTGRVAEDDRASWVSGASYSSTLSKGHTRATSVLSGGSSMSGLSGRRSTLGSDIGSALGSKKTKITTTSVPLFSLFQDQVNLGKLNAIEKEIKSEMREKGETYEKKKILEDNKRSTLYKKKKPKEDEDEEQDKKRKEEEFLEETKKKEKPKRSYGLSGCLNLNPAIEKDRNTSIDDWLRSVRPPPGKLSSGAEADPSQDPYDDLDASASQFDFSDHRHSFAEEDDEEAFGVTSRYRSRFGEDPSGVDAEYSCNGFTQSYRRPGRSSEDGTDSVSPHPRFAHRSRYNGSEAAGRRDPSDEEEDEDVEAFIAQTRRRIRARTAAEAEDDEVLCAWREQQEAKARRKVFGCEE from the exons atggagacagcCAATGAAAGCGAGGAGTCCAGCGACCAGGCGGTCcctgatgaagaggaggtgCGGGGAGTTCAGGCTCGTTACCTGCGCTGCCCGTCTCCTAG CTTCTCCATGACCTCCCTGACCTCCAGGTTCTCTGACGCCTCCTCCATCGTCATGGAGCCCATCCATCTGTCGTCTGCCGTCGCCGCCAAGAAGATCATCAGCGAAG AGTTGCCGCCACGCGCCGCCCGCCCTGAGTCCGTTCCAGAGTCCATGCTGGAGTCTGCGGAGCAGCTGATGGTGGAGGATCTGTACAACCGGGTCCGGGACATGCTGGACGACCACAGCCCCTACAACACGCCCTGCGTGCTGGACATCCAGAGGGCCATGGTCCAGGACCGCCTGGAGGCGCCCACCAACACTGTGGACGAAGTCTGGCCCAACATTCACATCGCTGAGAA ATCCGTTGCGGTGAACAAGGCCCGTCTGAAAAGAATGGGAATCACACACATCCTGAACACGGCCCACGGTACCGGCGTCTACACCAGCCAGGACTTCTACGCCGACATGAACATCCAGTACCGAGGGATCGAGCTGGACGACTTTCCTGACGCCGACATCGCCGAGCACTTCAGGCCCACCGCAGAGTTCCTGGACGAGGCTCTGCTCACACACAAAG gaaaGGTTCTGGTTGTGTCCATGATGGGCGTCAGCCGGTCGGCCATTCTGGTGGCGTCCTACCTGATGATCTTCCAGAACATGACGATCATGGAGGCGCTGACCACCATCAGGAAGAAACGGGCCATCAACCCCAACGAAGGCTTCCTGAAGCAGCTGAGAGAGTTCAATGAGACGCTGATGGAGGAACGCGACGACGACGACGAAACGCTCAGCCAGTGCTCCGTGATTGACGCTCGCGCCCGAGCATGCATCTTCGGTGAGGAAAAGGGTGATGTTGATGAAGAGACGGATGGGGAGGAAGAGCGGAGCATGGTGAAGGTGAAGGCACAGTCCATcatgatggaggaggaggaagacgaagagAGCGTGATGAGCAGCATCGCTTCCTCTGCAGCGGCTGTGGCGCTGCGAAACGGGCCGCTCCACAACGGGGATCAGGAAGTGGGTCATCGGGAGATCAACCTGCCGGGTCAGACGGGCACAAAGGACGGAGCTGAGGATGACAACGATGGCCTGGACGGCATGATCCGCGAGTGGCAGCGCAGAAATGAAAAGTACCAGAGCGAGGAATGGTGGGAGGCCCAGCTCCACGGCGAGGAGGACTCCTTCAGCGCTGGCCGTCCCAAGGCGGCAAGGCAGGAAGATGATGGGGAGAGCGTCACTAGCGAGGACATCAGAGCTGTCAAAGAGAGGCTAACGCACAGGAACAAGAGGCCCTCTTCGGACGCCATGTCCACCTCCAGCTGCACCAGTTACTCTGACTTGTGGAAGCAGCGACTCAAAGAGATTGAGGAACAAGCCGCGGCGCGCTACCGCAAGACAGAGGATGACGAAGGTAGCGAGAGCACAGCGACGGAGAACGGAAACAAGAAGATTGATGCTGAGGTTGACAGCATCCTCTCTGACACCAGCTCCATGTACAACTTTTGCCAGAAGAATAAGGAGAAGATGACGCCTTTGGAGCGCTGGCGCGTCAAGAGGATCCAGTTCGGTTGGaacaaaaaagacagagaggacGAAGAGAAAAGTTCAGCCGCtgatggagaggaggagagtAAGACTCCATCCTTCCAGGATGTCAATCTGACGGCGTACCAGGCCTGGAAGCTGCGGCAACAGAAACGCCTCGGTgaggaaaacacagaggagATCCTGGAGCTCAGCCGCGGCGACAACTCGGCGACCATCAAACGGAGGCAGAGACGTGAAGAGATTCTGGAGCGCTCCAAGAAAACCTTGGAGGAGAGTCAGTCCATGTGTGGGTGGGATTCAGAAAGCTGCATCAGCGGCGGGACAATCCCTCTGTCCGCCTTCTGTGCAGGAGCCGGTGTCACTGGCCCGCCCAGCGTTGCCAACAACGACAACATGTCCATGCTGAGTGGCAGGTCGTCCACCATGTCCTCTGTTTCACAGCCTCGAAGTACAAGATCCACTCAGTCTGCCAGCCACGCCCTGCCCCCAGTCCTCCCAGTCCCAGCAGTGCCAGGGCCTGGAGGTGAACCCATGGTCAACCTTGCCAGCATTCAGAACTGGATTGCCAATGTTGTGACTGAAACAATCAAGCAGAAGCAGAGCGAACTGAGCCTGCCTCCTCCATCGCGTGCTGGATCTGAGCTCAGCTTTGGAGCGGCGCCTAGCATGCTAACAGGCCGCGTTGCAGAGGATGACCGGGCCTCCTGGGTCAGCGGGGCGTCCTACTCCAGCACTCTATCAAAGGGTCACACCAGAGCAACATCTGTCCTCTCCGGCGGCAGCAGCATGTCTGGTCTGAGTGGGCGACGCTCCACTCTGGGGTCGGACATCGGGTCCGCTCTGGGCTCCAAGAAAACCAAGATCACCACGACCAGCGTTCCTCTGTTCAGCCTCTTCCAAGACCAGGTCAACCTGGGAAAACTGAATGCCATAGAAAAGGAGATCAAATCTGAAATGAGGGAGAAAGGGGAAACCTATGAGAAGAAAAAGATCCTGGAAGACAACAAACGCAGCACGCTgtacaagaagaagaaaccaaaggaagatgaggatgaggagcaggacaagaagaggaaagaggaagagtTTCTcgaagaaacaaagaaaaaggagaaaccCAAAAGAAGCTACGGTCTTTCCGGCTGCCTGAATCTCAACCCGGCGATAGAGAAAGACCGGAACACCAGCATTGACGACTGGTTGAGAAGTGTCAGACCTCCTCCAGGCAAACTGTCCTCAGGTGCAGAAGCTGATCCATCTCAGGATCCCTACGACGATCTGGATGCTTCCGCTTCCCAGTTTGACTTCTCTGATCACAGACACTCGTTTGCTGAAGAAGACGATGAGGAAGCATTCGGCGTGACTTCCAGATATCGGTCGAGGTTCGGTGAAGATCCGTCAGGCGTAGACGCAGAATACTCCTGCAACGGGTTCACACAGTCCTACAGGCGACCGGGTCGGTCCAGCGAGGATGGGACGGACAGCGTCTCACCCCACCCGAGATTCGCTCATCGCTCACGGTACAACGGCAGCGAAGCCGCAGGGAGGCGGGACCCCAGCgacgaggaggaagatgaggacgTCGAGGCTTTCATTGCTCAAACCAGACGGAGGATCCGGGCCCGGACCGCTGCGGAGGCCGAGGACGACGAAGTCCTCTGTGCCTGGAGGGAGCAGCAGGAAGCCAAGGCCCGGAGAAAAGTCTTCGGATGTGAAGAATGA
- the LOC103456630 gene encoding zinc finger protein 513-like, translated as MPRRKQSHPQPLKVGSKAAAPSDPSGSVLESDFLLDGDGGTGWTVGGFHGDRSSSLPAALCLEPAAPAASAVPALLCCHGCGLSLGVGLXFGAELYCLTCEQRSSTPRTVRRXRSAGGSGAPCRLFSCSLCAFTSRYSNHLKRHMTVHDGRKPHRCPICPYASAQLVNLQRHLRTHTGEKPYGCAQCSYACSSMGNLRRHQRMHXQAVPQEEQRKPRRRTKGGEELPLEDCSYLQPAGSAGSGSTPGPDSTPGPDSTPSPGPDPLPAMLVPLCSLTLDGGAEVQPGQVRPAGAQRRPRAPPRRPLPPRCPAPEKPHGCPHCAYASSHLDNLRRHLRVHTGEKPFRCASCSYACGNLANLRRHQRIHSGAKPFRCAVCGHRCNQSMNLKRHMLRHTGCKPHACARCGYATAHWDNYKRHQRKHAPGGGGGPGTPDAPGGHHVISDGQLL; from the exons ATGCCGCGGAGGAAGCAGTCCCACCCGCAGCCGCTCAAAG TTGGGTCCAAGGCGGCGGCGCCATCCGACCCAAGCGGCTCGGTTCTGGAGAGTGACTTCCTGCTGGACGGAGACGGAGGGACAGGCTGGACGGTGGGAGGTTTCCATGGCGACAGGAGCTCCTCTCTTCCTGCAGCGTTGTGTCTGGAGCCCGCAGCACCAGCAGCCTCCGCCGTGCCGGCCCTGCTGTGCTGCCACGGCTGCGGACTGAGCCTCG GTGTGGGTCTGRCTTTTGGGGCGGAGCTTTACTGTCTGACCTGTGAGCAGCGGAGCTCCACCCCCCGAACMGTCAGGAGGCRGAGGTCGGCTGGTGGGAgcggcgccccctgcaggctgtTCTCGTGCTCGCTGTGCGCCTTCACCTCGCGCTACTCCAACCACCTGAAGCGTCACATGACCGTCCACGATGGCCGCAAACCGCACCGCTGCCCCATCTGTCCCTACGCCTCGGCGCAGCTCGTCAACCTGCAGCGCCACCTGCGCACCCACACCGGGGAGAAGCCCTATGGCTGCGCCCAGTGCAGCTACGCCTGCAGCTCCATGGGCAACCTGCGGAGGCACCAGCGCATGCACGYGCAGGCGGTGCCgcaggaggagcagaggaaaCCGAGGAGGAGGACAAAGGGCGGAGAAG AGCTGCCACTGGAGGACTGCTCCTACCTGCAGCCAGCAGGGAGTGCTGGTTCTGGCTCCACCCCCGGCCCTGACTCCACCCCTGGCCCTGACTCCACCCCCAGCCCTGGCCCCGACCCCCTGCCAGCAATGCTCGTCCCGCTGTGCAGCCTGACCCTGGATGGGGGGGCAGAGGTCCAACCTGGACAG GTGCGCCCAGCTGGGGCCCAGCGGCGGCCCAGGGCGCCCCCCCGGCGCCCGCTGCCGCCCCGCTGCCCTGCCCCGGAGAAACCCCACGGCTGCCCGCACTGCGCMTACGCCTCCTCCCACCTGGACAACCTGCGGCGCCACCTGCGGGTTCACACGGGCGAGAAGCCATTTCGCTGCGCATCCTGCAGTTACGCCTGCGGCAACCTGGCCAACCTGCGGCGCCACCAGCGCATCCACTCGGGCGCCAAGCCGTTCCGCTGCGCCGTCTGCGGCCATCGCTGCAACCAAAGCATGAACCTGAAGCGCCACATGCTGCGCCACACGGGCTGCAAGCCGCACGCCTGCGCCCGCTGCGGCTACGCCACCGCCCACTGGGACAACTACAAGCGCCACCAGAGGAAGCACGCCCCCGGGGGGGGCGGGGGGCCCGGGACCCCAGACGCCCCTGGAGGTCACCATGTCATCTCAGACGGCCAGCTGCTGTAA